Proteins from one Gossypium raimondii isolate GPD5lz chromosome 8, ASM2569854v1, whole genome shotgun sequence genomic window:
- the LOC105791412 gene encoding brassinosteroid-responsive RING protein 1, with protein MGFPVAYSELLLPRLLLHTLSLLAYLRKFISILFLYLGLPDFLEPDIPWREYAPETHHASAAPVSALLIRELLPVVKFSDLVDPPESCAVCLYDFEGQDEIRRLTNCRHIFHRSCLDRWMGYDQKTCPLCRTSFVPDDMQQTFNERLWAASGIPEVFGDYSQITAL; from the coding sequence ATGGGTTTCCCAGTAGCCTACTCAGAGCTTCTTCTTCCAAGATTGCTTCTCCACACGCTTTCTCTCCTTGCTTACCTTCGCAAATTCATTTCCATTCTCTTCCTCTATTTGGGTCTCCCCGATTTCCTCGAACCCGACATTCCTTGGCGCGAATACGCCCCTGAAACCCACCACGCTTCCGCCGCCCCCGTCTCTGCTCTCCTCATCCGGGAACTCCTACCCGTCGTCAAGTTCTCCGACCTCGTCGACCCGCCGGAGAGCTGCGCCGTGTGCTTGTACGACTTCGAAGGGCAGGATGAGATCAGGCGGCTGACTAACTGCCGCCATATTTTCCATCGGAGCTGTTTGGACCGTTGGATGGGGTATGATCAGAAAACGTGTCCGCTTTGTAGAACAAGTTTTGTTCCTGATGATATGCAACAAACGTTTAATGAGAGGCTGTGGGCTGCCTCTGGGATCCCTGAAGTCTTTGGTGATTATTCTCAAATTACTGCTTTGTAG